One Burkholderia sp. 9120 DNA window includes the following coding sequences:
- the fdhF gene encoding formate dehydrogenase subunit alpha has protein sequence MSDVLNSPAGGCGSGNCACKSQALQQAPLRPPRSFFDDTDYGTPERHADVDITLEIDGQSVTVPAGTSVMRAAVEAGVNVPKLCATDSLEPFGSCRLCLVEIEGKRGYPASCTTPVEAGMKVRTQTDRLQSLRRNVMELYISDHPLDCLTCPANGDCELQDMAGVTGLREVRYGFDGANHLKDKKDESNPYFTYDASKCIVCNRCVRACEETQGTFALTIAGRGFESRVAASENQPFMESECVSCGACVAACPTATLQEKTVIMLGQAEHSVVTTCAYCGVGCSFKAEMKGNQVVRMVPHKNGQANEGHACVKGRFAWGYATHKDRITRPMIRAKITDPWREVSWEEALSYAASEFRRIQAQHGRDSIGGITSSRCTNEETYLVQKLVRAAFGNNNVDTCARVCHSPTGYGLKVTLGESAGTQTFASVDKADVIMVIGANPTDGHPVFGSRMKRRVREGAKLIVVDPRRIDIVDTPHVKASHHLQLRPGTNVAVVNALAHVIVTEGLFNAAFVAERCDTRAFEQWRDFVSLPENAPEATEALSGVPAQHVREAARIYATGGNAAIYYGLGVTEHAQGSTMVMGIANLAMVTGNIGREGVGVNPLRGQNNVQGSCDMGSFPHELPGYRHISDTVTRTLFEQAWNVTLQPEPGLRIPNMFDAAVHGTFKGLYCQGEDIVQSDPNTHHVAAALSAMECIVVQDIFLNETAKYAHVLLPGSSFLEKDGTFTNAERRISRVRKVMPPVPGYADWEVTVMLARALGYEMDYTHPSQIMDEIARLTPTFHGVSYRKLDELGSIQWPCNENAPDGTPTMHIDTFVRGKGKFVITKFIATPEKVTRKFPLLLTTGRILSQYNVGAQTRRTENSRWHDEDRLEIHPHDAEERGIKMDDWVGIESRAGQTVLRAKVTERMQPGVVYTTFHFPESGANVITTDSSDWATNCPEYKVTAVQVMPVEQPSQWQKDYSRFNTEQLDLLKQRELANATSGK, from the coding sequence ATGTCCGACGTGCTCAACTCCCCTGCCGGCGGCTGCGGCTCAGGCAACTGCGCGTGCAAGTCGCAGGCGCTGCAACAGGCGCCGCTGCGCCCGCCCCGTTCGTTCTTCGACGACACCGACTACGGCACGCCCGAACGTCATGCCGACGTCGATATCACGCTGGAAATCGACGGTCAGAGCGTGACGGTGCCGGCCGGCACCTCGGTAATGCGCGCCGCCGTCGAAGCCGGCGTGAACGTGCCGAAGCTGTGCGCCACCGATTCGCTGGAACCGTTCGGCTCGTGCCGCCTGTGTCTGGTCGAGATCGAAGGCAAGCGCGGCTATCCGGCGTCGTGCACGACGCCCGTCGAAGCCGGCATGAAGGTGCGCACGCAGACCGATCGTCTGCAATCGCTACGCCGCAACGTGATGGAACTGTATATCTCCGATCACCCGCTCGACTGCCTCACCTGCCCCGCCAACGGCGACTGCGAATTGCAGGACATGGCGGGCGTGACGGGCTTGCGCGAAGTGCGCTACGGCTTCGACGGCGCGAATCATCTGAAGGACAAGAAGGACGAGTCGAACCCGTATTTCACCTACGACGCGTCGAAGTGCATCGTCTGCAATCGCTGCGTGCGCGCGTGCGAGGAAACGCAAGGCACGTTCGCGCTGACCATCGCGGGACGCGGCTTCGAATCGCGCGTGGCGGCGAGCGAAAACCAGCCGTTCATGGAATCGGAGTGCGTGTCGTGCGGCGCGTGCGTCGCAGCGTGCCCGACCGCGACGCTGCAGGAAAAGACCGTGATCATGCTCGGCCAGGCGGAGCATTCGGTCGTCACCACCTGCGCGTATTGCGGCGTCGGTTGTTCGTTCAAGGCGGAGATGAAAGGCAACCAGGTCGTGCGGATGGTGCCGCACAAAAACGGCCAGGCCAACGAAGGCCACGCCTGCGTGAAAGGCCGCTTCGCCTGGGGCTACGCAACGCACAAGGACCGCATCACCAGGCCGATGATTCGCGCGAAGATCACCGACCCGTGGCGCGAAGTCAGTTGGGAAGAAGCGCTGAGTTACGCGGCGTCGGAGTTCCGCCGGATTCAGGCACAACACGGCCGCGATTCGATTGGCGGCATCACCTCGTCGCGTTGCACGAACGAAGAGACGTACCTCGTGCAAAAGCTGGTGCGCGCCGCATTCGGCAACAACAACGTCGACACCTGCGCGCGCGTCTGTCACTCCCCGACCGGTTACGGCCTGAAGGTCACGCTCGGCGAATCGGCAGGCACGCAGACGTTTGCCTCGGTCGATAAAGCTGACGTGATCATGGTGATCGGCGCGAATCCGACCGACGGCCACCCGGTGTTCGGCTCGCGGATGAAACGCCGCGTGCGGGAAGGCGCGAAGCTGATCGTGGTCGATCCGCGGCGGATCGATATCGTCGACACGCCGCATGTGAAAGCCTCGCATCATCTGCAATTGCGGCCGGGCACCAACGTGGCCGTGGTGAACGCGCTGGCGCACGTGATCGTGACCGAAGGCCTGTTCAACGCAGCCTTCGTGGCCGAGCGTTGCGACACGCGCGCGTTCGAACAGTGGCGCGATTTCGTTTCGCTACCGGAGAACGCGCCGGAAGCGACTGAAGCGTTGAGCGGCGTGCCGGCTCAACACGTCCGCGAAGCGGCGCGCATCTACGCGACCGGCGGCAATGCCGCGATCTACTACGGCCTCGGCGTCACCGAACACGCGCAGGGCTCGACGATGGTGATGGGCATCGCCAATCTCGCGATGGTCACCGGCAACATCGGCCGCGAAGGGGTCGGCGTGAATCCGCTACGCGGCCAGAACAACGTGCAGGGCTCGTGCGACATGGGCTCGTTCCCGCACGAGTTGCCGGGCTATCGCCACATTAGCGATACGGTCACGCGCACGCTGTTCGAGCAAGCGTGGAACGTCACGCTGCAGCCCGAACCGGGCCTGCGGATTCCGAACATGTTCGACGCCGCCGTGCATGGCACCTTCAAGGGTCTGTACTGCCAGGGTGAAGACATCGTGCAGTCGGATCCGAACACGCATCATGTGGCGGCGGCGCTGTCGGCGATGGAATGCATCGTGGTGCAGGACATTTTCCTCAACGAGACCGCGAAATACGCACACGTGCTGCTGCCGGGTTCGTCGTTCCTCGAAAAGGACGGCACCTTCACCAACGCGGAACGCCGCATCTCGCGCGTGCGCAAGGTGATGCCGCCGGTGCCGGGTTACGCCGACTGGGAAGTCACGGTGATGCTCGCGCGCGCGCTCGGCTATGAAATGGACTACACGCATCCCTCGCAGATCATGGACGAGATCGCGCGTCTCACGCCGACGTTTCACGGCGTGTCGTACAGGAAGCTCGACGAGCTCGGCAGCATTCAGTGGCCGTGCAACGAGAACGCGCCGGACGGTACGCCGACCATGCACATCGATACATTCGTGCGCGGCAAGGGCAAGTTCGTGATTACGAAGTTCATCGCGACGCCGGAAAAGGTCACGCGCAAATTCCCGCTGCTGCTGACCACCGGGCGGATTCTGTCGCAGTACAACGTCGGCGCGCAAACGCGCCGCACCGAGAACTCACGCTGGCACGACGAGGACCGTCTGGAAATCCATCCGCACGACGCCGAGGAACGTGGCATCAAGATGGACGACTGGGTCGGCATCGAATCGCGCGCGGGGCAAACCGTGTTGCGCGCGAAAGTCACCGAGCGGATGCAGCCGGGCGTCGTCTACACGACGTTCCACTTCCCCGAATCGGGCGCGAACGTGATCACCACCGACAGCTCCGACTGGGCCACCAACTGCCCGGAATACAAGGTGACCGCGGTGCAGGTGATGCCGGTCGAACAGCCGTCGCAATGGCAGAAAGACTATTCGCGCTTCAACACCGAACAGCTCGATCTGCTGAAGCAACGCGAGCTGGCCAACGCCACCTCGGGCAAGTGA
- a CDS encoding formate dehydrogenase subunit delta: protein MDTQNLIDMANRIGDFFDSMPDREEALGGIADHIHRFWEPRMRRALLASLDEPAAGGVEMSAIVREALLKHREQLTPAVPAPV from the coding sequence ATGGACACTCAGAATCTGATCGACATGGCGAACCGGATCGGCGATTTTTTCGATTCGATGCCGGACCGCGAAGAAGCGTTGGGCGGTATCGCCGATCATATCCACCGCTTCTGGGAACCGCGCATGCGGCGCGCGTTGCTGGCGTCGCTCGATGAACCGGCAGCGGGCGGCGTCGAGATGTCGGCGATCGTCAGGGAAGCGCTGCTCAAACATCGCGAGCAATTGACGCCTGCCGTGCCTGCGCCGGTTTAA
- a CDS encoding NAD(P)H-dependent oxidoreductase subunit E yields MDDSLAVAPDQLVQRHARPGMSLLAVLHAIQDELGYVPPASVAPLAKAMNLSRAEVHGVITYYHHFRTQPAAPVTVQLCRAEACRSMGTEALAQHIEARTGCRFDAEHEPHATVELESVYCLGQCALSPALMLNGTLHAKVTPHKFDAILAAAEKRVEVTA; encoded by the coding sequence TTGGACGATTCCCTCGCCGTCGCACCGGATCAACTCGTGCAGCGTCACGCGCGTCCGGGCATGTCGCTGCTAGCTGTGCTGCATGCGATTCAGGACGAACTCGGCTACGTTCCGCCGGCCTCGGTCGCGCCGCTCGCCAAAGCGATGAATCTGTCGCGCGCCGAGGTGCATGGCGTCATCACCTACTACCACCACTTCCGCACGCAACCGGCCGCGCCGGTCACGGTGCAACTGTGCCGCGCGGAAGCCTGCCGCAGCATGGGCACCGAAGCGCTCGCGCAGCATATCGAAGCGCGCACCGGTTGCCGCTTCGACGCCGAACACGAGCCTCACGCGACGGTGGAACTGGAATCGGTGTATTGCCTCGGTCAATGTGCGCTGTCGCCGGCGTTGATGCTCAACGGCACCTTGCACGCGAAGGTCACGCCGCACAAATTCGACGCGATTCTCGCCGCCGCCGAAAAGCGCGTGGAGGTGACGGCATGA
- a CDS encoding formate dehydrogenase beta subunit codes for MTRIYVPCDSSALALSADALAQAIVAEAAQRGIEIELVRNGSRGLLWLEPLIEVATAEGRIGYANVEADDVAALFDAGFLQGGEHARRVGLVDEIPYLKKQQRLTFARIGITDPLSVDDYVAHGGLDGLRAALHTDGDAACEALIESGLRGRGGAAFPAGIKWRTVRGAKAAQKYIVCNADEGDSGTFSDRLVMESDPYMLIEGMIIAGVVTGATVGYIYVRSEYPHSIATLEAAIAKARAAGWLGDSVLGSAAHRFELFVAKGAGAYVCGEETALLESLEGKRGIVRAKPPVPALVGLYGQPTVINNVITLATVPLIFARGAAFYKDFGMGRSRGTLPFQLAGNVKQGGLVELAFGVTLRELLVDYGGGTASGRPVRAVQVGGPLGTYLPESQWDIPMDYEAYAAVGAVVGHGGLVVHDDTSNLAELAQYAMHFCALESCGKCTPCRIGSTRGVEVIGRIRNGDTSTRQVQLLRDLCDTMVSGSLCAMGGMTPFPVLSALDHFPEDFGLAGASSDASPNVPHHAPKAA; via the coding sequence ATGACGCGCATTTACGTTCCCTGCGATTCGTCCGCACTGGCGCTCAGCGCCGACGCGCTGGCTCAGGCGATCGTCGCCGAAGCCGCACAGCGCGGCATCGAAATCGAACTGGTCCGCAACGGCTCGCGCGGTTTGCTGTGGCTCGAACCGCTGATCGAAGTCGCAACGGCCGAAGGTCGCATCGGCTACGCGAATGTCGAAGCCGACGACGTCGCCGCCTTGTTCGACGCCGGCTTCCTGCAAGGCGGCGAACACGCGCGGCGCGTCGGTCTCGTCGACGAGATTCCGTATCTGAAGAAGCAACAGCGCCTGACGTTTGCGCGCATCGGCATCACCGATCCGCTTTCCGTCGACGACTACGTTGCCCACGGCGGCCTCGACGGCCTGCGCGCGGCCCTGCACACCGACGGCGACGCCGCCTGCGAAGCGTTGATCGAATCCGGCCTGCGCGGCCGCGGCGGCGCGGCGTTCCCGGCCGGCATCAAATGGCGCACGGTGCGCGGCGCGAAAGCGGCGCAGAAGTACATCGTCTGCAATGCGGATGAAGGCGACTCGGGCACGTTCTCCGATCGTCTGGTCATGGAAAGCGATCCGTACATGCTGATCGAAGGGATGATCATCGCGGGTGTCGTGACGGGCGCAACCGTCGGTTATATCTACGTGCGCAGCGAGTATCCGCATTCGATCGCGACGCTCGAAGCGGCCATCGCGAAAGCGCGCGCCGCCGGCTGGCTCGGCGACAGCGTGCTCGGCTCGGCGGCGCATCGCTTCGAGCTGTTCGTCGCGAAAGGTGCCGGCGCCTATGTGTGCGGCGAGGAAACCGCGTTGCTCGAATCGCTCGAAGGCAAACGCGGCATCGTCCGCGCGAAGCCGCCGGTGCCGGCGCTCGTCGGCCTGTACGGGCAGCCGACCGTGATCAACAACGTCATCACGCTCGCCACCGTGCCGCTGATCTTCGCGCGCGGCGCGGCGTTCTACAAAGACTTCGGCATGGGCCGTTCGCGCGGCACGTTGCCGTTCCAACTGGCCGGCAACGTGAAGCAAGGCGGTCTCGTCGAACTCGCATTCGGCGTGACGCTGCGCGAATTGCTGGTCGACTACGGCGGCGGCACGGCCAGCGGCCGGCCGGTACGCGCGGTGCAGGTGGGCGGCCCGCTCGGCACCTATCTGCCCGAAAGCCAGTGGGACATTCCGATGGACTACGAGGCCTATGCGGCGGTCGGCGCGGTGGTCGGCCACGGCGGCCTGGTCGTGCACGACGACACATCGAATCTCGCCGAACTCGCGCAATACGCCATGCACTTCTGCGCGCTCGAATCGTGCGGCAAATGCACGCCGTGCCGGATCGGCTCGACGCGCGGCGTCGAAGTGATCGGCCGGATCCGCAACGGCGATACGTCCACGCGCCAGGTGCAATTGCTGCGCGATCTGTGCGACACGATGGTGTCCGGTTCACTGTGCGCGATGGGCGGCATGACGCCGTTCCCGGTGCTGTCCGCGCTCGATCATTTCCCCGAAGACTTCGGTCTCGCCGGCGCGTCTTCCGACGCGTCCCCGAACGTGCCTCATCACGCGCCCAAAGCGGCCTGA